The sequence below is a genomic window from Pirellulales bacterium.
CGTATCAGAGCGAGGCGGCCATTACGACCCGTCGCCGGCCACGCTGCCCCAGGGTGTGGGAGGCTGGACGGTCGCGCGCGGAAAGACCGTCAAAATCGGCCCGTCGCCGACCGCCGACCAGCGCCATCGACCCACCAATCGCTGAAGACCTTATCCGGGCTTGGTCGATGAATGCAAGCAGAGGACCCCGGGGGTGCCCGGCGCAGTGCCGGTACGATCTATCGGAATCCGGGGCGCACCGTTTGTGACGAGACCACGCGCATGTGGCGGTCGTTTTTTCTTGCCGTCGGCCTGACGTTGCTCGTGGCCGGCGCCGAATGCCTGGTCGTGGACGACTTCATTCTGGCGTCCAAGGGGGGTGCCAGTGCCGAGCGCAGCACTCGCGATATCAAGCCGCCCGAATGGGCCCCCTGGAGCCTGCTCTCGGCTGGCGCCGTGACGATGCTCTACTCGTTCACGATCCCGCAGCGCGTGAAGGGCTAAGGCAGTCTACTGTGGCGATGCTTCTCCCGTAGGGTGCCCTGCGAGCACTGTACATTGCCGAGGTGGGGCGATCCGAATTACGGCCCCAACAAGCTCGGGTGGCCCCCGCATCCGTCACCGATCTCGAATCGGCAGGAACTGCGGGTCAAGATGTACGTATCCGCCTTGACCTGCTTCGACTTTGCAGTTCGGTAACGCGGCACGTAATGCGCTTATTTGACTGCCGGTCACATGCACGCACCTGTGGACGCCTAATTCCTGAAGATTCGACATTTTCTTCAGATGCTCCAAGCCATGATCTGTGAGCTTCTCGCACCAATAAAACCCCAACGATATTAGTTTCGGCAATTGGACCAAACTCGCCACGTCATCATCGCTGAATCCTTGGACGCCATTGATCACCAGATGTTCAACGCTTTGGGGTATTACGACCTGATAATGTGGCGCATCGGCAGAGCGTGTTTGATAATCGAGGTCTAGCCGCTTCAATTTGCGGAGCGATGACAGGCCGTGCCCCTGCACACGGTCGTTCATACGAATACAGAGTTGATGCAGTTGCAGGCATTCTCCGAGGCTCGCAAGCCCTGCGTCGTCGACGTTCGCACCCAAAGTGATATCAAGAGACTCAAGGTTCTTAATCGCTCGTAGCTGTTCCCATCCTTTGTTGGTTTCCGTGCTCTTGCCAAATAGCAGCGTCAGATCTTCTAGCTTTGTCAGGGTCGCGATTTCGGCGAGTACATCATCATTCAGTCCGTCGCGAAATCGGATGGTCAGCCAGTCTAGATTCTTAAGCTCGCCAAGCCGCGCGTTCGCGAGGTTGCTGCGCAGAGCGCGGCCGTTGATTTCTAACTGATGGAGTCCGTGCAAATTGCCAACCCACGGCCAGCCGCGCACGCCGGCGGGCAAATCGACAACGAAAACTTGGAGAATGGGCCCAGCCGGCCCCGGCGAGATCGTCACTCTGTGATCTACGTCTTCGTCAATATCCAAGTCAAGATATTCGAGGTTGCGGAGGGCGCCTAAATGGGAAAGTCCATCGTCGGAAATTTGAAATCCGCAGTTCAAATGTAGACGACGAAGATTGCTGAGCTTTTCGAGTTCGGCAATTCCCGCGTCAGTCACGTTCGCTCCGCAGTCAATAGTGAGGAACTCTAGTTTTTCCAGGGAACCAACAATGGCCATCACGCCGTTGTCACCGACTAGACGAGATTCGAGCCAAAGCTCATTCAGTTGCTTTAAGGACGCTAATTCCTGGAATCCGGATTGCGTGCAACCGGAGTCGGATGAGATCATCAGTTCCTCAAGCTGCGGAAATTCAGGAAGGAGGCGCAACATATCATCCGTTGCGTGCCACAATTCAACGCTTTTAACGTTACAGAGATGATCGACATCGACAAATCTCTGCAACCACAATGGGACAGGAAGTGTGTCGAACTCGGGCTCGAAGTCTTTGTACTCTATCGAATTGAAAGTGTGTCCCGCGCGAAGCGCTACCACCGAGCGCTTCTGCCGCAGGGCGCTCGCGTGCCAGCGCACGAGCAGGCCGAGACTGACGCCGAGCGTCAAAAAGACGACGAGCAATCCGCGCAGCCCGAACTGCAACCAGCGGCGGCGCGTGGGCCGTGTTTGTGAGTTGGTCATCACTGTCGATTCTAATCCGTCGCGCCGTGCTTTACGTCGCGTGGTAAAATGACTCGACCGGTGGCAGTGGCTGCGGGCGTCGTAATCAGCGGCCGTCACCGCCGGTCGTAATCCGGGCCGATACGGAGATTATCGCGATGCCCGATGTTGATGAACGAGAACCACCCGGCGACGTGCCGGCGAGCAAGCCCTCTGCGTGGGCCATGTGGCGTTTGCGCACCGATCCAGCACCGCTTTTTCTTTTCGTCGTGCCGCTGGTGCTCTATCGCGTGTGGGAATATCGCCTGCCGAGTGTTGCCATGGTCCGGTTCAACTATGCGGATGACGTCTGCGCCGGGCTCGCGCTGCTGGTGGTAATCGCCATAACCCGTGGGCTGCAATCAGCCCTCAGGGCGTTTGTCGAGTTGGGTCGCGGCATCGCGCCTGGCACCTACCAATCGCGACGCCGGCTCTGGGCACCGCTACTGGTGCTGGGAGCCGTCGCCTACGGGCTTGTGTGGGCTGAAATCCTCATGCACGCGGGCTTCTGGTTCAGCCGTGCGGCGATGGAGCGTTTGGCCGACAGCGCGTTGGCCCACCCGAGAGCCGCGCGAATCGGGGGAAACTGCTGGGCGGGGCTCTATTATGTTTACGACGTCGAGATCATCGGCCAGACGGTCGTCCTTTATCTCGACGAGGACCAGAGCACGTATGGCTTCGCCCGCGTGCCGGGCTTCACCCGCGATCCAGTATTCAACATCCCGCATCTGCCCACAACCGAGCCTGGGCTGTACCGAGACTTTCCCGCTCGGGCCGGTTTTCAAGACCGCGAGGGGGAGCGGATCATGCACGACTGGCTCGTTGTCTATTCCAGCTATTGGCGGGTAAAGCTCGGTTGGAGCTAGTCGCCTGGCCGATCCCCACTGCCCTGCCGCAAACTCTCGCCCTCCAGCGCGAGTATTTTGACTTTTCGCAAAACCGATTGTCAGGATGCGCAATTCCGCACGCCTATATCCTGTAACGGTGAGTGCTGTTACATCGTCCGCCCCAGGCCGTCACGCCGCGAAGCCAATCGCGCTGGACCGGTCCCGGGCTTTCGATACGCTGCGTCCGCCGGACAGGGGGCTTCAACTAGGTCAGGCAACATTCGCAAGGGCTGCACTCCATGAAACGACCGACAATTGGGCTGTGCGTGGCGCTAATGATCGGCATCGTCGCGCCGGCGGCACAGGCAGGCATTCATTTCCTGGATCAGGATTTCCACAGCGACTCCGTGGGCCAGGCGCCGGCCACGGGTTCTATGGGCCCCGTGATTACCATGCCGGGGGCCATCGGTGGTTTTTCGAGCACAGGCAATCCAGACGGCGACGTCCCACCGAATGCCATCACCGAGGGAACTATCACGGTTCAAAACCCAAATAACCAGGCGGTCTTCAGCTCAGTCGGATCAAACGACGAAACCGGCGCTTTGTTCATGGACACCGGCTTCAACATCACGTCGCAGCAGGTGACCCTGGGCTTTGATATTGACGTCATGCAAGCGCCGGCGCTCATGACGGATGCCAACTCGCAGCCCATGACACTGCACCTCGATTCGGGGGACATTACGGCCGGCATCTTGTTCGGGGCGCGACTCTACAGCAGCACCGCAGGCAATTGGGCCGTCAGCGTAGCGGTTGTGCCCACGAGCGCCACGGGCGGTGTATACGCCCTGCGCAACTCGGACAATTCGCAGCTGATGCCGTTCGGGACCTACACCAATGGCCAGGACAATCACATCACGGTCGTGGCCGACTACACGGCCGGCACGGCAAGCGCCTATATCAATAACACCCTGGGCTTGAGCGCCTATCCGTTACGAAATGGCGGCAGTCCCGGCCAAACCGGCCCTCTCGCCAATGCGACTTTCAACGAGTTATTCATGTACATGAACGGCCAGAACACTGGCGACGGCAATCAGGTCGCGGTCGATAACATCACAGGTGACTTCGCCACCGTGCCCGAGCCGGCCACGGTCGCCATCTGGGCCGTAGGGTGTGCATTGGTCGTGGGCGTGCGTTGGCGCAGGCGATCACACTAGTCGCGGCACTTATTGCACTACCAAACGAAGCGAGCGACGATCGTCTGACAGTGGCGGTCGTCGCTCCTTTCTTGGATTGCAGGACCGAATCCATCTGCCGACCCTGCCGCGCTCACTTGACGGGGACACCGTTGTTGAACGATGTCGCCTCCTGCACTTCGCCTGATTCGGCCCATTCGTACAATTCGCCGTGCCTGCGTCCCTTGCGATAGCCGACCACGACCTTAGGTGCCCCTGATTCATACCAGCCCATGATACGGCCGTTGGGGGCGTCGTCTTCGAAAACTCCCTCGGCCTTCCGATTGCCGTTTTCGAACCATTCGGTCGACAGGCCATCCTTGCTGCCGACATTGTACGTTTCCATGACCTTCAATTGGCCGTTGCGATACCAATTGCGATACAGCCCCGTCAGATCCCCTTTCTCGTAAGTGGCATCCACCTTGGGGGCATGCTTGTCGTCGTCGCCCCACCATTCTTTCCACTCGCCATCGCGGGCCCCGTCGATGTAATGGCCTTTGGCTTTTTCGCTGCCATCGGGATGCCATTCGGCAAAATCGCCGTCGAGTGCGCCGTCTTTGTAGGTGCGATCGGTCTTGGGTCGGCCGTCGGAATACCATTCGGCGTAATGCCCCTCCTTGGCGCCGTCCTTGTAATCGACTTCGAGCGATTTGTGCTTGTTGCGATAGTAGAGCACCGAATGGCCGCTCTTGGTGCCATGAACGAACTCGGAAACCTCTTGCGGGGCGCCGTCGTTGTACCAGCGGCGGACGGTGCCGTGTTGATCTCCCTGGTCGAAGATCTGTTCGATGGATTTTTGGCCACCAGCGTGCCAGGCAGTGAGCTTTCCGTGCTTGGTATCTCCGCGAAACGTCGTTTCCTGTTTCTTTTGGCCATTGGCGTGATAGAGGACCTCGGCCCCTTCCTTGTTCCCCTTCTTGTAGGTCCCTTCCCCTTTTTTCTGACCGGACTCGTACCACTCGGTCCAGGGTCCGTCTCGCATTCCGTCGTGGTAAATGTATCGGCTGGCGATCGGTCCCTTCTCGTAATAAGTTTCGACCACACCGTGCTCGATTTCTTCGCCGCGGGCGTTCTTCTTTATCTGCCGCTTTGCTTTGATTGCGCCCGAAGCGAACTTCTCCTCGACCACTTGCGGCTTTGCCGCGGTCGGCGTCTGAGCGCCGGCCGGCGCCGTCATGACCACCAGGCTGAGAAGTAAGGGAGCGATCATGGATCGAATGACGTGAGAAGCGAGAAAAAATCGCCGCCGGTACCGCGGCGCACCACCAGGCACGCCGACCGGACCCTCGAAATTCTACGATAGGCCCGCCGGTAAAGTTTGGGAACAGCCCGGCCCGGGAATAGGCGTTTTGTCCGGGCGCGACGGGCGGAAAAATCCTCGCCATCCCCCGCCCCTGCCCGAAAGCTGGCAGCTCACCGCCACGAGCGATCATCGCGGCGTCGTTTACTCAGCCGGCTTCTCGCCGTCGCGCAGCACGTCGAAGTACGTCCGCGCGTGCTCGCGATAACCGCGCGGCATTTTGGTGTCCGCCAGCGGGTCCGAGGCACTGCCGCGCGCGGCCTGGAATTGCGATTGAATCTCTTGTTCGACGCGCCCCTTCGAGTTCGGGCCGTCGATCTTGCCCGTCACGCTCACGGCGCCCGCCCCCATCTTGCCTCGCAACTTCGTGTCGTACAGGCCGGCCTCGATATCATCCTCGGGCCGATCGGCATCCATGTGGCCACGGCCGGGCTTCAGGCTCCGTTGTGTCGAACGTTGTTGCAGCATGCCAAAACGGTCGGCCTCCATCGCGTCGTTAGCGCCGATCGCATCCTTGGCGTCCGCCAATTCTTGCAGCGCCTCGTCCAATAGCGCGCCCTCGGCTTGCTCCTGCATCATTTCCGAGAGCTGCCCCTGCATTTGCGCCAGTGCCGCGGCGGCCGATTTCGAGTCGCCTTGCTTCATGCACTCCGAACACTCGCCCATCTTCGAGGCCATTTGCGCCAGCTTTTGCATCTGCGACGCCTGCTTCTGCATCTCGCCAAGCTTCTTTTCCAGTTGCTCGGCTTCCTTCGACTGACCGGCGGCGCGTTTTTCGGCGATTTGTCTCTTCAGCTCGCTTTCCATCTCGCGCTGCTTCTCGGCGACGTTCTTCAACTTTCGTTCCATCGCTTCCAGTTGCTTGGCCAACTCGGCCTTGGCCTGACCGTCGAGTTGGCCGGACCGCAACTTCTCCTGCAGCGCTTCCAGCTCGCGGCCGGCTTGCTTCAGATCTCCTTCCTTGAGCGCATCGGTCAGCTTGTCGGCGGGGCCCTTGGCCAGGTTCTTCAACTGCTCGAACTGCTCTTGCAACTTGTCACCACCGCGCAATTGCTCGCGACGTTCTTCGAGCTGCTTGTGCAGGTCGTTCATTTTGACCAAAGCGTCGTGGCGGTTCTCTTCCCCTTTGCTCAACTCTTTCAGTCCGGCTTCGAGCTTCGCCAGGGAATCGGCCTCCTTCAGGTCCTTTTCCTTGGCTTCCTTCAACTGCTCGGCGATCTTCTCGCGTGCCACCTGCGTGACCTTCTTCACTTGCACCTTTTGCTCGGCCAGCTCGGTCGTGGCCGTGGCGATTTCCGTGACGGGATTCAGGAACACCGCCAGCGAGAAGGCAGCCGCGGCCGGCACCAGCGGCAGTAGCGCCGTGCGCGACAGAGACAGGCGAAATCCCGGTCCGACGTCCACACGCTCGACGGCGCGAACGGCGTCCGCCACGAGCGCTTGCCCCATGGGCGTTTCGCGCTCGGCCGCGCTCAAGGCGTAAGCACTCGAAATTCGCTCGTGCAGTCCGAAGCGCCGATCGATCTCGATCGCGGCGTCCAATTCCGATTGGCCGCGCAACCAGACCAGCGCGGCCGACAGGAGAATGCCGGCGGCCAATCCAATCGTGGGCCAGGCCCAACTCAGCAGCCCCAGCGGATAATACTTATCGACCGCGACTAGGATGGCCGAAGCCGCCAATGTGCCGAACAAGCACCAGGGAAGCGTGGCTAAGAATCGCTGCATCGCCAAACGACGCCGCGCGATACGAACCTGACGCCTGAGCTTTTCCATAGCCTCGCTCCTGCCGTAAGCGATCGAAAACCCGACGCGCGGGCCGCCCGACCAGCCCCCTCTCGATCATAGGGCCTCCCTAGCCAGGAAGCCAGCGAGGAACACCCAGGGGGGCGGGCGTCTCGCCCGCCTTAAGGTGAACCCGACATCGCTACTGCAACCCCTGCACAATCTTAGGAAACTCCGCAGCGAGCGCAGCCCGCCAATCAGGGAGCGCAAGGCCAAATCGCTCGCGCACCCGCCAGCCGTCGAGGCGCGAGTTCAGTGGGCGCCGTGCCGGAGTCGGGTATTCGGCGGTCGTGATCGGCAGCACCCGCTCGACACGCAGGGAAAGCCCCGCCGCGCCGGCCAAGCGAAAGATTTCCTCGGCGAAACCATGCCAGCTCGTTTCGCCCGCGACGGGCAGATGGAACGTCCCGCCATGCTCGCGCAGGAATTCAGCGGGCGAGTCCCCGGCCAGGCGCAGGATCTCGGCGGTGGTAGTGGCCACGGCCGCGGCGGGAGTCGGCCCCCCGACCTGGTCTGCGACCACGCGAAGCTCGGTCCGCTCGGACGCCAGCTTGAGCATGGTGCGGACAAAGTTGTGCCCGTGCGCGGCATAAATCCAGGAGATGCGCAGAATGACATGAGCTACGCCGGCGGCACGAATCGCTTCCTCGCCAGCCAGTTTCGTCCGGCCGTAGGCATTCAACGGATTTGTGACGTCGTCTTCGCGCCAGGGGCGCGTGCCGCCGCCATCGAACACGTAATCGGTCGAATAATGCACAAGCGCCGTGCCGGCCGCTCGCGCCTCTTCGGCCAGCATGCCGGGCATGATGCCGTTGACGAGCATGGCCAGGTCAGGCTCGGACTCCGCCCGATCGACTGCCGTATACGCTGCCGCGTTGACGATGATGGCCGGACGCACCTCGCGAACCGTACGGCGCACGGCGTCCAAATCCGTAACGTCAAGGATCAGCCGTTGCGCCGTGCCTGCGAACGCACCGGGCGAACGGGCCGTGGCGAACACCGGACCGACCGGGGCGAGCGTCCGCAGCAATTCACGCCCCACCTGCCCCGTAGCGCCGACGAGCAGGATGCGCGGCGGATTATCGGGCTTCGACGTCAAGGCAGGATCCGTCCCGATTGAATGGTCGGCAGTGACAGTTGGCAGCGGTCGAAAATAACGCTGAGATTTCGACTCTGGTTTCCCATTATATCGGCAGTTGCACTTGGCCCCTTGCCACTGCTGGCGGATATGGCATACTCGGCCGCGCGGCTTATCGAATTCTTGGGATCCGCTGGTCAAACGACGACCAGTCGAAGCCTTGAGGGAAGGGGCATCAGCGACGCGTTATAGCGTGCCCCGCTCAATTCTCGATAAGTTGTCTCGTAATCGCGAATTTCCCCGGGGTGCGTTCGTCGGCCCCTAATTTCTAGTCGTTATTGCCCACACGCAGAAGGAAGAATTGCATGAGCGCCGTAGACAAGCCGCTAGTGGCCATCGTGATGGGGAGCAAGTCGGACTGGGAGTTGATGAAACACGCCGGCGATACGCTGGCCAAGTTCGACGTGCCGCACGAGTGCCGCGTGTTGTCGGCGCATCGCACGCCGGACCAGTTGCGCGAGTATATGGCCGACGCCGAAAAGCGCGGCGTGGAAGTGTGGATCGCCGCCGCCGGCGGAGCCGCCCACTTGGCGGGAGTCGTGGCGGCACACACGGTGAAGCCTGTCCTCGGGGTGCCGATTCCCAGCACGACGCTCAACGGGCTCGATTCGTTGCTCGCGATCGTGCAGATGCCGGCCGGCATCCCCGTTGGCACCCTGGCGATCGGCAAGCCTGGCGTCGTCAACGCGGCATTATTGGCCGTCAGCATCCTGGCAACCAACCGCCCGCCGCTGACCGCAAAGCTGCACGACTATCGCGCCGAACAGGCAAAGAAAGTCCTCAGCGAGACGCTGCCGTAACTACGACAAGCGGCGATTCGACACCGTCGCGGCTACTACGATCGGCCGCATCGCGCCGTCGTAAACTTGCTGCGTCACGCACCAAACGCTTATCCTGATGACGTAACCGTTGGTTGATGCCAAATCGATCCGCGCGCATTTTGGGGCGAGTGCATGTCTGACGAAATTACCAAAATCCTAATTGCCGCCACCGGCGGTATTGCTTCGAAGGACATAATCACGAAGCTTCTCGGACCGAGCGCGGACTATATTGGCGAAGGCGCGCGGAGTCTTGTTGAGAAGTCGAGCCGGAACCTGCGCCGAATATTCGATGTCGCGTGCGGAAAGCTCGGAAATAAGATCGACTCTCAAGGTGGTGTAAACGCACGTGTCTTAAAAGGTGTCTGGGAAGAAGGACGTTACATCGAAGATGCGATCTCCGCAGAATACTTCGGCGGATTGCTTGCTGGGGCTCGAACGACAGATGGTGCCGATGATTCGGCCGTCCCAGCACTCTCGCTGTTGAAAGCCATGTCCTCCCAACAGCTGCGACTACATTTCATCATCTACTCGTTACTCGCGCGCTATCCTTTTGCCACAAAGCGGCTCGACGCACATGAGTTCTGGAAGGGCCTTCACGTGGCCGTTTCAGTCGACGAGCTACTCTTGGCCGCACAATTTGACGGCGGGGACGGCGCGGCCATTCTCTTGTTGGCAACGAAAGGACTAATCGATCACGGGTTGCTGGGATGGCGGTACGCGTTCGAATATGGGGGCCTAAAGGAGTCGTCGGGAATTACCCCGGCATTTGATTTCATAACACTGACGCCAAATAAGGCTGGAGCCAGCCTTTTTCTTCGAGCCCTTGGTCAACGTGGTCTACATCCTGAGTTAATCACCGCAATTAACGTCGACCATAGTCTATCGGACGACATCAAGTCATCCGTTCAGTTACCGCCAAATGCGACTTGCTACCACTCACCTGTCGAGGATTCGATAAGACCTCTGCACGACGACGTGGAAGACCGGTTACTTGAGGTTGAGTCAGACGTGGAGGAGTTGAAGGACGAACTTCGGCGAAGTAAGACGGACGCTGAAAGCAAACGTAAAAAGAAGCCGGTTTAATTCGTACCGATAGGCTACAACCAGCGAGACCGCGTCCTTCGTCGTCCATTCCATTTTTGACCGACGTATCATTTATTTCGCGCGCCATGGGTTGTAATCGGTCTCGTGGCGGTCGAGTTGCCGGACGACCGCTTCCCATTGGAACGGATACCGCATCGGCTGCGTCAGCACCGAGCGGCTTTGTCGGGCCACTTCCGGCGGCACGATTTGCAAAGGCCGCCCCGTGGCCATCGCGCGTAAATTGACCGCGCAGGTCCGCTCCATATCGATCATGTCGAGGACTGCTTGCTCGACCGACGAACCTGTGGTAAGCAAGCCGTGATTGGCCAGGATCAGCGCCCGTTTCGTTCCGAGCGCCGACGTTATGTCGACTGTTTGCTGCTCGTCGAGCACGATGCCGGTGTATTCGCTGTAGATGGCGTGGTCTTCAAAAAACGAGCAGCCCGTCTGCTCGAGCGGATCGAGCAGGATGCCCAGCGCGCTATAGGCCGAGCCGGCCGGCGGATGCGTGTGGCAGGCGCAGTTAACGTCAGGCCTGGCATGATGAATCGCGGCGTGAATGCAGAAGCCGGCCTGATTGATCATCGGCCAGCCGTCGATGATCTCCCCCTTCGAGTTCACCAGCACCAGGTTCTCGGCCGTCACCTCGCTGAACATCTTGCCGAACGGATTGACCCAGAAATAATCGGGCGCACCGGGCACACGCAGGCTGATGTGGCCAGCTAGTCCATCGTCCAGACCATGCCGGGCGATAATCCGATAAGCCGCGGCAAGTTTCACGCGTTCGTGTCGCGCTTCCTGCGAATTGGCGATCTCCAGGACCCATTCCTTCTCAGCCGAGTCGCTGGCAACGGTACTGCGAACGATCGACGAGGGGTCGGAATTGATCATTAAATCCTCCTAAGCGCTGCGTAGGGGCGGGCGGGCAGCGTGTGCGTATAAAGAACTTGAGAAAGGTCCGCGAGCCCAGCGTTGGCGGAACCACGTTGCACGGCTCGGAACGTCATCCTAGCGTGCTAATTAAAGCCATGCAAAACGACGAGCCCGCAGACGATCTTTCAGGTGCGCCACTGCGGCGGACGCTTGTTCAAAAATGCGTCGATCCCTTCTTGGGCGTCGGGCAGAGCGGCATTTTCGACCATCGCACACTCGGCAACCTTATAGGCCGCCGGACGGTCGAGCGATAACTGCTCGTAAAAAGTTCGTTTGCCGAGCGCGAGCACGGCACCACTGGCCGAAGCGATCTGCCGGGCGAGTTTCAGCGTCTCCGCGGCCAGTTGGTCGCTCGGCACGACGCGATTTACCAGCCCGATACGCTCGGCCTCGGTCGCCGTAATCGCATCACCAGTCAGCAGCATTTCCATCGCCTTCTTCGTGCTCACCGCCCGGGCTAGCGCCACCGCCGGTGTTGAGCAGAACAATCCGATCCGCACGCCGGGCGTCGCGAAGGTGGCGGTCTCGGCGGCGATGACCAAATCGCACGTGGCCACCAATTGGCAACCGGCCGCGGTAGCAACCCCCTGCACCTGCGCAATAACGGGCTGCGGCAGATGGCGGATCGCCTCCATGACTTCCGTACACAGGGTGAACAGCGCCTCGGCCTGCTCGCGGCTGGCCGTCGCGACCTCGCGCAGATCATGGC
It includes:
- a CDS encoding toxin-antitoxin system YwqK family antitoxin, translating into MIAPLLLSLVVMTAPAGAQTPTAAKPQVVEEKFASGAIKAKRQIKKNARGEEIEHGVVETYYEKGPIASRYIYHDGMRDGPWTEWYESGQKKGEGTYKKGNKEGAEVLYHANGQKKQETTFRGDTKHGKLTAWHAGGQKSIEQIFDQGDQHGTVRRWYNDGAPQEVSEFVHGTKSGHSVLYYRNKHKSLEVDYKDGAKEGHYAEWYSDGRPKTDRTYKDGALDGDFAEWHPDGSEKAKGHYIDGARDGEWKEWWGDDDKHAPKVDATYEKGDLTGLYRNWYRNGQLKVMETYNVGSKDGLSTEWFENGNRKAEGVFEDDAPNGRIMGWYESGAPKVVVGYRKGRRHGELYEWAESGEVQEATSFNNGVPVK
- a CDS encoding enoyl-CoA hydratase, whose amino-acid sequence is MTQRSTTTDALTSHAGASAPAGSLVGCEHVDRVAVLTLANPARRNALSRDVLMALRDQLRVIAGDAAIKCVILKADGPVFSSGHDLREVATASREQAEALFTLCTEVMEAIRHLPQPVIAQVQGVATAAGCQLVATCDLVIAAETATFATPGVRIGLFCSTPAVALARAVSTKKAMEMLLTGDAITATEAERIGLVNRVVPSDQLAAETLKLARQIASASGAVLALGKRTFYEQLSLDRPAAYKVAECAMVENAALPDAQEGIDAFLNKRPPQWRT
- the rfbD gene encoding dTDP-4-dehydrorhamnose reductase produces the protein MTSKPDNPPRILLVGATGQVGRELLRTLAPVGPVFATARSPGAFAGTAQRLILDVTDLDAVRRTVREVRPAIIVNAAAYTAVDRAESEPDLAMLVNGIMPGMLAEEARAAGTALVHYSTDYVFDGGGTRPWREDDVTNPLNAYGRTKLAGEEAIRAAGVAHVILRISWIYAAHGHNFVRTMLKLASERTELRVVADQVGGPTPAAAVATTTAEILRLAGDSPAEFLREHGGTFHLPVAGETSWHGFAEEIFRLAGAAGLSLRVERVLPITTAEYPTPARRPLNSRLDGWRVRERFGLALPDWRAALAAEFPKIVQGLQ
- the purE gene encoding 5-(carboxyamino)imidazole ribonucleotide mutase translates to MSAVDKPLVAIVMGSKSDWELMKHAGDTLAKFDVPHECRVLSAHRTPDQLREYMADAEKRGVEVWIAAAGGAAHLAGVVAAHTVKPVLGVPIPSTTLNGLDSLLAIVQMPAGIPVGTLAIGKPGVVNAALLAVSILATNRPPLTAKLHDYRAEQAKKVLSETLP
- a CDS encoding class II aldolase/adducin family protein — its product is MINSDPSSIVRSTVASDSAEKEWVLEIANSQEARHERVKLAAAYRIIARHGLDDGLAGHISLRVPGAPDYFWVNPFGKMFSEVTAENLVLVNSKGEIIDGWPMINQAGFCIHAAIHHARPDVNCACHTHPPAGSAYSALGILLDPLEQTGCSFFEDHAIYSEYTGIVLDEQQTVDITSALGTKRALILANHGLLTTGSSVEQAVLDMIDMERTCAVNLRAMATGRPLQIVPPEVARQSRSVLTQPMRYPFQWEAVVRQLDRHETDYNPWRAK